One region of Mesobacillus boroniphilus genomic DNA includes:
- a CDS encoding class I SAM-dependent methyltransferase, with protein MNAQDKWNQKYKDRLINRNPPEPNRRLLDMAAYLNGRKAIDFASGLGGNSIYLAELGYDITAIDISDVAINYVRNQAANRKLRITAKVADLTKERSDLTSRKYDLAVMTYYLDRSLFPLIKQAINTDGYLFFETFYKNGSAGNQHVSNQYKLESNELLKEFREWKILYFEENEQEGRQTIFCQNTHEF; from the coding sequence GTGAATGCTCAAGATAAATGGAATCAAAAATACAAGGATAGGCTGATAAACCGGAATCCGCCAGAACCAAATAGAAGGTTGCTAGATATGGCTGCTTATTTAAACGGAAGGAAAGCGATCGACTTTGCTTCGGGCCTGGGAGGCAATAGCATTTATCTGGCAGAGCTAGGCTATGACATAACTGCTATTGATATTTCTGACGTTGCTATTAATTATGTGCGAAATCAGGCAGCCAACCGAAAGTTGCGTATTACGGCAAAAGTAGCCGATCTCACGAAAGAAAGATCTGATTTAACCAGCCGTAAATACGATTTAGCGGTAATGACATATTATTTAGACCGGTCTTTATTTCCTCTTATAAAACAGGCCATCAATACTGATGGATATTTATTTTTCGAGACCTTCTATAAAAATGGATCAGCTGGAAACCAGCATGTTTCGAATCAATATAAGTTGGAATCGAATGAGTTGCTCAAAGAATTCAGAGAGTGGAAGATTCTCTATTTTGAGGAAAATGAGCAGGAAGGACGACAGACGATTTTTTGCCAGAATACGCACGAATTTTGA
- a CDS encoding nucleoside hydrolase gives MYNILLFTDSGVDDSLALMYALLHPELNVVGVVTGYGNITKEQAINNTAYLLQLGGREDIPIIAGASGPLSGELATFYPEIHGPEGLGPIRPPEDLGEVKVYDIDKILEIVNQYPDNLVIVGVGRQTELAIPFILYGQEAFKTVNAVYIMGGAFLVPGNVTAEAEANFYADPIAANQVLEKARNVFLHPLNITNKAIIPPEVIDYLAENSHSPFKNLIKPVYDYYFEAYKKNVPGIQGAPLHDVITLSALVNKNLVKYLPRRVTVELFGRARGKSMADFRPKPEKEPEENLDWIGMEADVPAFIEDFTLVFMGDTQAKS, from the coding sequence ATGTACAATATCCTGCTGTTTACGGATTCAGGGGTAGATGATTCATTGGCGCTGATGTATGCCTTGCTGCATCCGGAACTTAATGTTGTGGGGGTAGTTACTGGATATGGAAATATCACTAAAGAACAGGCAATAAATAACACAGCTTATTTATTGCAGCTGGGAGGAAGAGAGGATATACCGATCATCGCAGGGGCATCTGGACCTTTATCTGGTGAACTTGCTACCTTTTATCCGGAAATACACGGACCAGAAGGACTTGGTCCGATCAGGCCCCCAGAGGATTTGGGAGAAGTAAAAGTTTATGATATTGATAAAATCCTTGAAATTGTTAATCAGTACCCTGATAACCTGGTAATCGTCGGTGTCGGAAGGCAAACGGAACTGGCAATCCCATTTATCCTTTATGGCCAGGAAGCGTTCAAAACAGTCAATGCTGTCTATATCATGGGAGGAGCTTTCCTCGTACCAGGCAATGTCACAGCGGAAGCCGAAGCAAATTTTTATGCCGATCCGATTGCGGCTAACCAGGTTTTAGAGAAGGCCCGGAACGTATTTCTACATCCTCTGAATATCACAAATAAAGCCATCATTCCACCAGAGGTAATAGACTACCTTGCCGAAAACAGCCATTCTCCTTTTAAAAATCTGATTAAACCGGTATATGATTATTACTTTGAAGCGTATAAAAAGAATGTCCCTGGCATACAGGGGGCGCCACTCCATGATGTGATTACCTTGAGTGCACTTGTGAACAAGAATCTCGTGAAATATCTGCCAAGACGAGTAACAGTAGAATTGTTTGGGCGCGCCCGAGGTAAAAGTATGGCTGACTTCAGGCCCAAGCCTGAGAAAGAACCAGAAGAGAATTTGGACTGGATAGGCATGGAAGCAGACGTTCCAGCTTTTATTGAAGATTTCACCCTTGTTTTCATGGGAGACACTCAAGCTAAAAGTTAA
- a CDS encoding MFS transporter, whose product MNRKVFLYVKAFSDLGTFMDLIAINVLMYIATGSPAWLAATMAFRTLGGVLSSLFSGVLADRFDRRKIMIWTDVFRAIIILSLIPFPNPVMILIVCFLIGLTSSFFAVSYSAEIPQIFGQDKVLETNALISRLTSISLVLGFIGAGVITDFLGYQVTLIIDAATYLLSAAALNKIKWQTTKPANSGMITNGVKQKVSQIGKDLKEVYSFILSVPMLLYVNIVFLVGSFAGASHNLGIPLLADSIDSSKQSLIYGLIWGVWGMGSVLATLLLPRMKFLQGNQLYRTYFLAAILMSTGFIIFLSNMNVWIVLMFAFFTGIFDACFTTLHATILQKTDNYIRGRIFGVGMLLKSLGFALGFVVAPILLEALSLTKMVWIFHGTLITSSFLVMLYSNANRKKYKEVNQSV is encoded by the coding sequence ATGAATCGCAAAGTTTTTCTTTATGTAAAAGCATTTTCTGATCTTGGAACCTTTATGGATTTAATCGCAATCAATGTTTTAATGTATATTGCAACAGGAAGTCCTGCCTGGCTTGCTGCTACCATGGCGTTCAGGACATTAGGCGGAGTTTTATCGAGCTTATTTTCAGGTGTTCTTGCTGACCGTTTTGACCGCAGGAAAATCATGATATGGACCGATGTTTTTCGGGCAATCATCATCCTGAGCTTGATTCCCTTCCCTAATCCGGTCATGATTCTGATTGTTTGCTTCTTGATTGGTTTGACGAGCAGCTTTTTTGCTGTTAGCTACAGTGCTGAAATACCGCAAATTTTCGGCCAGGATAAGGTATTGGAGACAAATGCTCTTATTTCAAGACTAACATCAATCAGCTTAGTTTTAGGGTTCATTGGTGCTGGAGTGATTACAGATTTTCTTGGTTATCAGGTTACCTTGATCATCGACGCTGCCACTTATCTACTTTCTGCAGCAGCATTAAACAAAATTAAGTGGCAAACAACTAAGCCAGCTAATTCAGGAATGATAACTAATGGAGTTAAACAGAAAGTTTCCCAGATTGGTAAAGATTTAAAAGAAGTATATTCTTTCATCCTTTCAGTACCGATGTTATTATACGTCAATATCGTTTTCCTCGTGGGTTCATTTGCCGGTGCCTCTCATAATCTTGGAATTCCTTTGTTGGCAGACTCAATAGATTCCAGCAAACAAAGCTTGATTTACGGACTCATTTGGGGTGTCTGGGGAATGGGCTCTGTGTTAGCCACCCTTCTTCTGCCGAGAATGAAATTCCTGCAGGGTAACCAGTTGTATCGTACATATTTTCTCGCAGCGATTTTGATGTCGACTGGCTTCATAATCTTTCTGTCAAATATGAATGTTTGGATTGTCCTGATGTTTGCGTTCTTTACTGGGATTTTTGATGCCTGCTTCACCACCTTGCACGCAACAATCCTCCAGAAAACGGATAATTACATTAGAGGAAGAATATTTGGAGTTGGCATGCTGTTAAAATCATTAGGATTTGCACTTGGTTTTGTCGTTGCCCCTATCCTGTTAGAAGCTTTGTCATTGACTAAAATGGTCTGGATTTTCCATGGAACCTTGATTACCTCAAGCTTTTTGGTGATGCTATATTCAAATGCTAATAGGAAAAAGTATAAGGAAGTAAATCAAAGTGTATAA
- a CDS encoding flavin reductase family protein, protein MIQLINQTVMHSYPGMVALVTVTHKGENNIMAAGWHSYISYDPPIYGVAIGRERHTYTLVKSAGKFAINFVPSEYSNLIQQAGVYSGSKVNKFDLANISFDHGSATNSPILRDAYIAYECEVIDRNGYGDHDWFVANIVQFYRDQDKFLDNGLPDFEKLAIPLYIGRSTYTVVDNENQFVTHTVKEN, encoded by the coding sequence ATGATTCAATTAATTAATCAAACGGTAATGCATAGTTATCCAGGAATGGTCGCACTGGTTACCGTTACACATAAGGGCGAAAATAATATCATGGCTGCTGGATGGCACTCATACATATCCTATGATCCGCCCATTTATGGAGTAGCCATCGGCCGTGAGCGTCATACTTATACTCTGGTTAAATCTGCAGGCAAATTCGCCATAAACTTTGTGCCATCTGAATATTCTAATCTTATTCAACAGGCAGGTGTGTATTCGGGTTCAAAGGTCAATAAATTTGACTTGGCGAACATCAGTTTTGACCATGGATCAGCAACAAACTCACCGATACTCCGTGATGCTTATATAGCATATGAATGTGAAGTTATCGACCGCAATGGTTATGGCGACCATGATTGGTTCGTTGCAAATATCGTACAGTTTTACAGGGATCAAGATAAATTCCTTGATAATGGATTGCCAGATTTCGAGAAGCTTGCGATTCCTCTATATATAGGGAGGTCCACTTATACAGTGGTTGATAATGAGAATCAATTTGTTACCCATACTGTAAAAGAAAATTAA
- a CDS encoding four-helix bundle copper-binding protein: MNPIHTGSHMDNQKAAVAGVMGGHDTLLAMVQHCEATCEHMVTHLICAHHDNRRDMQIQLLRDCADICTLMAKYLARNSCHARMLAHVCAAICENCGNECAKFPDMMSQQCAQVCFHCAQACRVFAG, from the coding sequence ATGAACCCTATTCACACGGGAAGTCATATGGATAATCAAAAAGCAGCTGTTGCAGGCGTTATGGGAGGCCACGATACCTTGCTGGCAATGGTACAGCATTGTGAAGCAACCTGTGAACATATGGTAACCCATTTGATTTGTGCACACCATGATAATCGAAGAGATATGCAAATCCAGTTATTGAGGGATTGTGCGGATATTTGTACACTTATGGCCAAATACCTTGCACGAAACAGCTGCCATGCAAGGATGTTAGCCCATGTTTGTGCTGCTATATGCGAAAACTGCGGAAATGAATGCGCGAAATTCCCTGACATGATGTCACAGCAATGTGCGCAAGTTTGTTTTCATTGTGCCCAGGCTTGCAGGGTGTTCGCAGGATAA
- a CDS encoding staygreen family protein yields MSKFKPERLTVNFIPPATAFVPIDSRKYTLTHSDITGELFLGIGNVYDYQAINYDMRDEVLADWVTINGEYLLYGKVYISNGEYDLNMSRIRYMIFKKELDLALTAMIYGDRSFFTYYPWLLDAPIYVQFSSIYPEFNKVGYYGTPRTYLNKVNSERTPEAQA; encoded by the coding sequence GTGAGCAAATTCAAGCCAGAACGATTGACTGTTAACTTTATTCCTCCAGCAACTGCTTTTGTGCCTATAGACAGCAGGAAGTATACTTTAACACATTCCGACATCACTGGAGAACTGTTTCTGGGAATCGGAAATGTCTATGACTATCAGGCAATCAATTACGATATGCGGGATGAAGTATTGGCAGACTGGGTCACAATTAACGGTGAATACTTGCTGTATGGAAAGGTGTATATCAGCAACGGAGAGTACGATCTGAACATGTCCAGAATCCGATATATGATTTTTAAGAAAGAATTAGATTTAGCATTGACTGCGATGATTTATGGAGATAGAAGCTTCTTCACATATTATCCATGGCTGCTCGATGCGCCAATTTACGTACAGTTTTCATCGATCTATCCAGAATTTAATAAAGTAGGTTACTACGGTACACCAAGAACGTATCTTAACAAAGTGAATAGTGAAAGAACACCAGAAGCACAGGCATGA
- a CDS encoding alanine/glycine:cation symporter family protein codes for MEILNNIISELNNYMWSYVLIAVLVVLGTYFTFRTRLVQFKYFPEMIRVLKDPATVSSEGKRGRSSFQAFTVSLASRVGTGNLAGVATAVSAGGPGAVFWMWIIALIGAASSFIESTLAQIYKVKDKDEFRGGPAYYMERGLNKRWLGILFAVIIVFTFGLVFSSVQSNTISLAFDQAFGIDRFWMGIILTVLTAAVIFGGIKRIAFVSQIIVPIMAVLYLILALFIVIMNFSEIPAMLSLIVKNAFGLQEVVGGGMGAAVMMGIKRGLFSNEAGMGSAPNAAATAAVTHPVKQGLIQTLGVFTDTLLICTATAFIIIMSGEYTNPDLDGIQLTQAALTAHVGSWAPAFVGGAIFLFAFTSIIGNYYYGETNIGFIKESPTALFIYRLAVMGMVLFGSVAELAIVWNLADLFMGIMALINLVAITLLAKIAMAALKDYREQRKQGKDPVFYADSIEGLTGIESWEYRKPAESKNK; via the coding sequence ATGGAGATTCTCAACAACATCATATCCGAATTAAACAACTATATGTGGAGCTATGTCTTAATTGCTGTCCTAGTTGTATTGGGTACATATTTTACGTTCAGGACCAGGTTAGTTCAATTCAAATACTTTCCTGAAATGATCAGGGTACTTAAGGATCCAGCCACCGTATCTTCTGAAGGGAAAAGGGGCAGGTCTTCATTTCAAGCATTTACGGTCAGCTTGGCTTCAAGGGTTGGTACAGGTAATCTGGCCGGAGTCGCAACAGCAGTTTCTGCTGGCGGGCCAGGAGCTGTTTTCTGGATGTGGATTATTGCCCTAATAGGAGCAGCATCAAGCTTCATCGAAAGTACTCTTGCTCAAATTTATAAGGTAAAGGACAAGGACGAATTCCGTGGCGGCCCAGCTTACTATATGGAACGCGGATTAAATAAAAGGTGGCTGGGAATTTTATTTGCTGTCATTATTGTTTTTACGTTCGGTCTCGTTTTCAGTTCTGTTCAATCCAACACCATTTCCCTTGCCTTTGACCAGGCATTTGGAATCGATCGCTTTTGGATGGGAATCATTTTAACTGTTTTGACTGCCGCAGTCATTTTTGGAGGTATCAAAAGGATTGCTTTTGTATCACAAATAATCGTGCCAATCATGGCGGTATTATATTTAATCCTTGCATTGTTCATTGTGATCATGAATTTCAGTGAAATTCCCGCTATGCTCTCACTGATCGTCAAGAACGCTTTTGGCTTACAGGAAGTAGTTGGCGGGGGAATGGGAGCAGCGGTCATGATGGGTATCAAGAGAGGTCTATTTTCTAACGAGGCTGGTATGGGTAGTGCTCCAAATGCAGCGGCTACTGCTGCAGTCACCCATCCAGTAAAGCAAGGCCTAATCCAAACATTGGGTGTATTTACGGATACATTATTGATTTGTACGGCAACAGCCTTCATCATCATTATGTCAGGCGAATATACGAATCCTGATTTAGATGGTATACAGTTAACGCAGGCAGCACTGACAGCGCATGTCGGCTCATGGGCACCAGCGTTCGTCGGCGGAGCTATTTTCCTTTTTGCCTTCACTTCGATTATCGGAAATTACTATTATGGAGAAACGAATATTGGTTTCATCAAGGAAAGCCCTACAGCTTTATTTATTTATCGTCTTGCTGTTATGGGAATGGTATTGTTCGGTTCAGTTGCCGAATTAGCCATTGTTTGGAATCTGGCGGACCTTTTCATGGGAATAATGGCATTAATCAACCTTGTAGCTATTACCTTGCTTGCAAAAATAGCAATGGCTGCGTTAAAGGATTATAGAGAACAGCGAAAACAAGGAAAAGACCCAGTTTTTTATGCTGACTCAATTGAAGGCTTGACAGGAATAGAGTCCTGGGAATACCGAAAGCCCGCAGAATCCAAGAACAAATGA
- the parC gene encoding DNA topoisomerase IV subunit A, whose translation MSSVEKFRDLPLEDVLGDRFGRYSKYIIQERALPDARDGLKPVQRRILYAMHVEGNTSEKGFRKSAKTVGNVIGNYHPHGDSSVYEAMVRMSQDWKVRNYLVDMHGNNGSIDGDPPAAMRYTEARLSAIAGELLRDIEKRTVEFIPNFDDTSSEPTVLPAMFPNLLVNGSTGISAGYATDIPPHNLAEVIDGVIMRMDTPACTVEDLMKVIKGPDFPTGGIIQGVEGITKAYKTGKGKIIVRGKAEIEDIRGGKQQIVITEIPYEINKANLVKRIDEFRLDRKVEGISEVRDETDRTGLRVVIELKKEADANGVLNYLYKNSDLQITYNFNMVAINKKRPVLMGLAELLDAYIDHQKDVVTKRSQYELQKARDRQHIVEGLIKALSILDQVIAAIRASKDKRDAKDNLIKKFDFTEVQAEAIVSLQLYRLTNTDITALQGEAEELAKKVEELTAILGSEKKLLSVIKKELKDVKKRFSDERRTKIEEEIEEIKINLEVLIASEDVIVTVTKDGYVKRTSQRSYAASNGQDFAMKDTDRLFSQLNMNTTDVLLLFTNKGSYLYLPVHELPDIRWKDLGQHVANLVPLDRDEEIIKAVPVTDFGQNLFFLFVTKNGMVKKSELNLYKAQRYSKPLTAINVKGEDRVIDVHVTNGEKDLFLASHLGYGLWFSEEEISPIGIRAAGVKGMNLKDGDYVVGGKIIDNTKNHSIVIATQRGAVKKMKLSEFEKTSRAKRGVVMLRELKANPHRIVGVEAVNDEDEVFFQSEKQHIVSAKASELRFSDRYTNGSFLVDESETGKLTGIWKSQNEQDKDSQ comes from the coding sequence ATGAGTTCAGTTGAAAAATTTCGTGACCTCCCTTTAGAAGACGTATTGGGCGACCGTTTCGGCCGCTATAGTAAATATATTATTCAGGAACGTGCACTTCCTGATGCAAGGGACGGGCTCAAGCCTGTTCAACGCAGGATTTTGTACGCTATGCACGTGGAAGGCAATACAAGTGAAAAGGGCTTCCGGAAATCAGCCAAGACAGTCGGTAACGTAATTGGTAACTACCACCCTCACGGTGATTCCTCTGTATATGAAGCAATGGTCCGTATGAGCCAGGATTGGAAAGTGCGGAACTATCTTGTCGATATGCATGGGAATAACGGAAGCATCGACGGTGACCCTCCAGCAGCTATGCGTTATACAGAAGCAAGATTGTCGGCCATCGCAGGTGAACTACTAAGGGATATCGAAAAAAGAACAGTCGAGTTCATTCCAAACTTCGATGATACCTCGAGCGAACCGACAGTTCTACCTGCAATGTTCCCTAACCTGCTAGTGAATGGATCAACAGGGATATCAGCGGGTTATGCGACCGATATTCCTCCACATAACTTAGCGGAAGTTATTGATGGGGTCATCATGAGGATGGACACCCCTGCATGCACTGTTGAGGATCTAATGAAAGTCATAAAAGGTCCGGATTTCCCGACAGGAGGAATCATCCAGGGTGTTGAGGGCATCACTAAAGCATATAAAACTGGTAAAGGAAAGATCATCGTTCGCGGCAAAGCCGAAATTGAAGATATCCGAGGCGGCAAACAGCAGATTGTCATCACAGAAATTCCTTATGAAATCAACAAAGCTAATCTGGTCAAACGCATTGACGAATTCCGACTTGACCGTAAAGTGGAGGGCATTTCAGAAGTGCGTGATGAAACTGACCGCACAGGGCTGCGTGTCGTGATTGAACTAAAAAAGGAAGCAGACGCAAATGGCGTCTTGAACTACCTTTATAAGAACAGCGATTTGCAGATTACGTATAACTTCAATATGGTTGCCATCAACAAGAAAAGACCTGTATTGATGGGACTTGCTGAGCTGCTTGATGCATATATTGACCACCAGAAGGATGTTGTGACTAAACGTTCCCAATATGAACTTCAAAAAGCTCGTGACCGCCAACATATCGTTGAAGGACTCATTAAAGCTTTATCGATACTTGACCAGGTAATCGCAGCAATCCGTGCATCCAAGGATAAGCGTGACGCCAAGGATAACTTGATCAAGAAATTCGACTTTACCGAAGTCCAGGCTGAAGCCATTGTATCCTTGCAGCTTTACCGTCTGACGAATACCGATATTACTGCCCTTCAAGGTGAGGCAGAGGAGCTTGCCAAGAAGGTAGAGGAACTTACCGCAATCCTAGGCAGTGAGAAAAAGCTATTATCGGTAATCAAAAAGGAACTGAAGGATGTCAAAAAGCGTTTCTCAGATGAGCGTAGAACAAAAATCGAGGAAGAGATTGAGGAAATCAAGATTAACCTTGAAGTTTTGATCGCAAGCGAAGATGTCATTGTAACAGTGACAAAAGATGGTTACGTAAAACGGACAAGCCAAAGATCTTATGCCGCATCCAACGGGCAGGATTTTGCGATGAAGGATACGGATAGACTGTTTTCGCAGTTAAATATGAATACAACGGATGTCTTGCTGTTGTTCACGAATAAAGGCAGCTACCTATACTTGCCTGTCCATGAACTTCCGGATATCCGCTGGAAAGACCTTGGCCAGCATGTAGCAAATCTTGTGCCGTTAGACCGGGATGAAGAAATCATAAAAGCTGTTCCAGTCACAGATTTCGGACAGAATTTATTCTTCTTATTTGTGACAAAGAATGGCATGGTAAAAAAATCTGAATTAAATCTTTATAAAGCACAGCGGTACTCCAAGCCACTAACCGCAATCAATGTCAAAGGTGAGGACAGAGTTATCGATGTACATGTAACCAATGGGGAGAAGGATTTATTCCTTGCATCACATCTCGGCTATGGTCTATGGTTCAGCGAAGAAGAAATCAGCCCGATTGGGATCAGGGCAGCTGGCGTTAAGGGGATGAACCTGAAGGATGGAGATTATGTTGTCGGCGGGAAAATAATAGACAACACTAAAAACCACTCCATTGTCATCGCGACACAGCGTGGTGCCGTTAAGAAAATGAAGCTGTCTGAGTTCGAGAAAACTTCTCGAGCGAAACGCGGTGTTGTGATGCTGCGTGAATTGAAAGCAAATCCTCACCGGATTGTTGGTGTGGAGGCTGTCAATGACGAGGATGAAGTATTCTTCCAGTCAGAAAAACAGCATATTGTATCTGCAAAAGCTTCTGAATTAAGGTTTAGCGATCGTTATACAAATGGATCATTCCTGGTAGATGAAAGTGAAACTGGGAAGCTTACAGGCATTTGGAAAAGCCAGAATGAACAAGATAAAGACTCGCAATAA
- the parE gene encoding DNA topoisomerase IV subunit B has protein sequence MARNQQSFDYNDDAIQVLEGLEAVRKRPGMYIGSTDTRGLHHLVYEIVDNSVDEALGGYGSQIIVKIHKDNSISVQDKGRGMPTGMHKLGKPTPEVILTVLHAGGKFGQGGYKTSGGLHGVGASVVNALSEWLVVTIKRDGFVYEQRFENGGKPVTTLEKIGKTNQTGTTIHFKPDPEIFSTLTYNYDTLSERLRESAFLLKGLKIELIDERNDVKDVFHFETGIQAFVEYLNEEKDVMHPVVSFEGEYSKIEVEFAFQFNDGYSENVLSFVNNVRTKDGGTHEAGAKTAMTRVFNEYARKVGLIKEKDKNLEGADIREGLAGIVSVRIPEELLQFEGQTKGKLGTSEARSAVDSVVSEHLSYFLEENPDFSTLLIRKSIKAFQAREAARKAREDARSGKKRKRSDAMLSGKLTPAQSKNPAKNELYLVEGDSAGGSAKQGRDRKFQAVLPLRGKVINTEKAKLQDIFKNEEINTIIHAIGAGVGSDFNVEDVNYDKIVIMTDADTDGAHIQVLLLTFFYRYMKPLIEAGKVFIALPPLYKVSKGTGKKEVIEYAWSDEELKDAMKKVGKGYIIQRYKGLGEMNADQLWETTMDPETRTLIRVRIDDAARAERRVTTLMGDKVEPRRKWIESNVAFGLEEDGNILENENISVAEEVADE, from the coding sequence GTGGCAAGAAATCAGCAATCTTTTGATTATAATGATGATGCCATACAGGTACTAGAAGGCCTTGAAGCGGTTCGCAAAAGGCCGGGTATGTATATCGGCAGCACGGATACACGGGGGCTTCATCACCTCGTATATGAAATCGTTGATAACTCTGTAGACGAAGCACTAGGCGGCTACGGTAGTCAGATCATCGTCAAAATTCATAAAGATAATTCTATCAGCGTCCAGGATAAAGGTAGAGGTATGCCTACAGGGATGCATAAGCTTGGCAAACCGACTCCGGAGGTTATCCTTACTGTCCTGCATGCAGGCGGAAAGTTTGGACAGGGCGGATATAAAACGAGCGGTGGCCTTCATGGTGTAGGTGCTTCCGTTGTAAACGCATTATCAGAATGGCTGGTTGTTACCATAAAACGTGATGGCTTCGTCTATGAACAGCGTTTTGAGAATGGCGGAAAACCAGTGACGACGCTCGAAAAGATCGGAAAAACCAACCAAACAGGAACTACAATCCACTTTAAACCTGACCCTGAAATTTTCTCTACATTGACATATAACTATGACACCCTCTCGGAACGTCTTAGAGAGTCTGCCTTTTTGTTAAAAGGATTGAAAATAGAGTTAATCGATGAGCGCAATGATGTAAAGGATGTTTTTCATTTTGAGACTGGGATCCAGGCATTCGTTGAATATTTGAACGAAGAAAAAGATGTGATGCATCCAGTTGTCAGCTTCGAAGGTGAATACAGCAAAATAGAAGTTGAGTTTGCATTCCAATTCAACGATGGGTACTCAGAGAATGTCCTATCATTCGTCAACAACGTCCGAACGAAAGATGGCGGGACGCATGAAGCGGGTGCCAAGACAGCGATGACCAGGGTATTCAATGAATATGCCCGCAAGGTTGGCTTGATTAAGGAAAAGGACAAGAATCTAGAAGGCGCTGACATTCGGGAAGGATTGGCCGGCATAGTCTCAGTGCGCATTCCTGAAGAACTGCTTCAATTTGAAGGCCAGACTAAGGGAAAACTGGGGACAAGTGAAGCAAGATCTGCAGTCGACTCAGTCGTTTCTGAACACCTTTCTTATTTCCTTGAGGAAAATCCTGATTTCAGTACATTGCTGATCCGGAAGTCCATCAAGGCTTTCCAGGCACGTGAAGCTGCCCGCAAAGCACGTGAGGATGCAAGAAGCGGCAAGAAGAGAAAGAGATCAGATGCGATGCTATCCGGCAAACTGACTCCAGCTCAATCAAAGAATCCTGCAAAAAATGAACTTTACCTGGTAGAGGGTGATTCTGCTGGTGGTTCTGCCAAGCAAGGCCGCGACAGAAAGTTCCAGGCTGTGCTCCCTTTGCGTGGTAAAGTCATCAACACGGAAAAAGCAAAGCTACAGGACATTTTCAAAAATGAAGAAATCAATACGATCATCCATGCAATTGGTGCCGGAGTGGGATCTGACTTCAATGTAGAAGACGTCAACTATGACAAAATTGTCATCATGACGGATGCCGATACTGACGGTGCCCATATCCAAGTGCTTTTACTGACATTCTTTTACCGCTATATGAAGCCGCTAATCGAAGCCGGCAAAGTATTCATTGCATTGCCGCCGTTATATAAGGTCAGCAAGGGAACGGGCAAAAAAGAAGTTATTGAATATGCCTGGAGTGACGAGGAACTGAAGGACGCGATGAAAAAGGTCGGCAAAGGCTATATTATCCAGCGTTATAAGGGACTCGGAGAAATGAACGCCGATCAGCTTTGGGAAACGACCATGGATCCCGAAACACGGACATTGATCCGCGTGCGTATTGACGATGCAGCAAGAGCAGAGCGACGGGTGACGACCCTTATGGGGGATAAGGTGGAACCACGCAGGAAGTGGATTGAGTCCAATGTGGCGTTTGGCCTGGAGGAAGATGGAAACATCCTAGAAAATGAAAATATCTCAGTTGCAGAGGAGGTTGCTGACGAATGA